The following are encoded in a window of Spiroplasma tabanidicola genomic DNA:
- the pgsA gene encoding CDP-diacylglycerol--glycerol-3-phosphate 3-phosphatidyltransferase, with product MNWANRITMIRIILIPIIITLMIICNFDNNANLLYGVFNKAINISNYSLPYAYLIAGILFIVASLTDALDGYIARKYNQITTFGKFFDSIADKLLTNSVLIVFAIGGIIPVWMCVILICRDFLIDVVRQILASSNTIMAADKLGKYRATFEMIGLTILFFVGFRFFNGSFQGKTKFDEYGWINQIIMIPMYITTVLCIASALNYIIKNKKVLFNTSSLKKED from the coding sequence ATGAATTGAGCAAATAGAATTACAATGATTAGGATAATTTTGATACCAATCATAATTACTTTAATGATAATTTGTAATTTTGATAATAATGCTAATTTATTATATGGAGTTTTTAATAAAGCAATAAATATAAGTAATTATTCATTACCTTATGCATATTTAATTGCAGGAATTTTATTTATTGTGGCAAGTTTAACCGATGCTTTAGATGGATACATTGCAAGAAAATATAATCAAATAACTACTTTTGGTAAGTTCTTTGATTCAATTGCTGATAAATTATTAACAAACAGTGTTTTAATAGTTTTTGCAATTGGAGGAATTATTCCTGTTTGAATGTGTGTTATTTTAATTTGTAGAGATTTTTTAATTGATGTTGTTAGACAAATTTTAGCCTCAAGCAATACGATTATGGCAGCAGACAAGTTGGGAAAATATCGTGCAACTTTTGAAATGATTGGTTTAACAATATTGTTTTTTGTAGGATTCAGATTTTTTAATGGTTCATTTCAAGGTAAAACTAAGTTTGATGAGTATGGATGAATCAATCAGATTATAATGATTCCAATGTATATTACAACTGTGCTTTGCATAGCTTCAGCGTTAAATTACATTATAAAAAACAAAAAAGTTTTATTTAACACAAGCAGTTTAAAAAAAGAGGATTAA
- the tyrS gene encoding tyrosine--tRNA ligase has protein sequence MMKSIIEELKQRDLLNQITNEEKLLNAQKDNAGVYCGFDPTADSLHIGHIIPLINLKRFQDFGFKPILILGGATGMIGDPSFKNTERVLLTLDKVKENVESIRKQVTKIIPSIEVVDNNEWLGKMSLIDFLRIIGKDFNLAYLLAKENIATRIEKGLSVTEFSYTMLQGYDFYQLYSTRDCRIQFGGSDQWGNITSGTDYIASKVGRENSKAAGVTFKLLTKKDGGKFGKSETGTIWLDANKTSEYELYQFFVNQDDDDVETFLKHLTTLELEEIDKILTEHKKEPFKRLAQKRLGQEVVSWVHGQEGYQKAIKITEAIFSGDIESLNESELKAICLSIPNSSSQLDLKFIDFLVSSKIASSNREARELIRDKSITIKGRNDFKEDEIIGKNFIYFGKTIIVKKGKKKYFSVKCS, from the coding sequence ATAATGAAATCAATCATAGAAGAATTGAAGCAAAGAGATTTGTTAAATCAAATCACTAATGAAGAAAAATTATTAAACGCACAAAAAGATAATGCTGGAGTTTATTGTGGATTTGATCCAACAGCTGATTCTTTACATATTGGACATATTATTCCGTTGATAAACTTAAAAAGATTTCAAGATTTTGGTTTTAAACCAATTTTAATTCTTGGTGGAGCAACTGGAATGATAGGAGACCCAAGTTTTAAAAATACTGAAAGAGTTTTATTAACTTTAGATAAAGTTAAAGAAAATGTTGAATCAATTAGAAAACAGGTTACAAAAATTATTCCATCAATTGAAGTTGTGGATAATAATGAATGACTTGGTAAGATGAGCTTAATTGATTTTTTAAGAATTATAGGAAAAGATTTTAACTTAGCTTATTTATTGGCAAAAGAAAATATTGCAACAAGAATTGAAAAAGGATTAAGTGTAACAGAATTTTCATATACTATGTTGCAAGGATATGACTTTTATCAATTATATAGTACAAGAGATTGTAGAATTCAATTTGGTGGTTCAGATCAATGAGGAAACATTACTAGTGGAACTGATTATATTGCTTCAAAAGTTGGAAGAGAAAATTCAAAAGCAGCTGGAGTTACTTTTAAACTTTTAACTAAAAAAGATGGTGGAAAGTTTGGTAAATCTGAAACAGGAACAATATGGTTAGATGCAAATAAAACAAGTGAATATGAGTTATATCAGTTTTTTGTAAATCAAGATGATGATGATGTCGAAACATTTTTAAAACATTTAACTACATTAGAATTAGAAGAAATAGATAAAATTTTAACAGAACATAAAAAAGAGCCTTTCAAAAGATTGGCTCAAAAAAGATTAGGACAAGAAGTTGTTAGTTGAGTTCATGGACAAGAAGGATATCAAAAAGCAATAAAAATAACTGAAGCTATCTTTTCAGGAGATATTGAATCTTTAAATGAAAGTGAATTAAAAGCAATTTGCCTATCAATTCCTAATAGTAGCTCACAACTTGATTTGAAGTTTATTGATTTTTTAGTTTCATCTAAAATCGCTTCATCAAATCGAGAAGCTAGAGAGTTAATTAGAGATAAATCTATTACTATAAAAGGTAGAAACGACTTTAAAGAAGATGAAATTATTGGCAAAAATTTTATATATTTTGGAAAAACTATCATTGTTAAAAAAGGTAAAAAAAAGTATTTTAGTGTAAAATGTAGTTAA
- a CDS encoding nicotinate phosphoribosyltransferase: MKNKFNIDLRIFDDYYSADYFKKTKEILNKYKPDQNVTMQWFQRKENTVICGIDIICEILRLSGVKDLIVEGLQDGDIAQPLEPILKITGKYKDFARFEGLFDGILSRASTIATNVFNLKRVANNKTILNMNDRMDFYNTQQIDGYASFIGGNNNLVTAASFEYLDLEPNLKGTMPHALIASFDGNLVKALKAYQETFPDNNLVALVDYNNDCINDSLLVANEFKNDLWAVRLDTSSALVDKSLQGVKEKDKELHGVNPTLVKKLRLALDNAGHNHVKIIVSSGFNVEKISLFEKENTPVDIYGVGEAITANKIYFTGDLVLINGVKQAKFGRENISSTRIKSIKYY; the protein is encoded by the coding sequence ATGAAAAATAAATTTAATATTGATTTAAGAATATTTGATGATTATTATTCTGCAGATTATTTCAAAAAAACAAAAGAAATACTTAATAAATATAAACCAGATCAAAATGTAACTATGCAATGGTTTCAAAGAAAAGAAAATACTGTAATTTGTGGAATTGATATAATTTGTGAAATTTTAAGATTGAGTGGAGTAAAAGATTTAATTGTTGAAGGATTACAAGATGGAGACATAGCTCAACCGTTAGAACCAATATTAAAAATAACTGGTAAATATAAAGATTTTGCAAGATTTGAAGGTTTGTTTGATGGTATTTTATCAAGAGCATCAACTATTGCAACCAATGTTTTTAATCTTAAAAGAGTTGCAAATAACAAAACAATATTAAATATGAACGATAGAATGGATTTTTATAACACTCAACAAATTGATGGTTATGCATCTTTTATTGGTGGAAATAATAATTTAGTGACTGCTGCTAGTTTTGAATACCTTGATTTAGAGCCAAATCTAAAAGGAACTATGCCTCATGCTTTAATTGCATCATTTGACGGAAACTTGGTAAAAGCTTTAAAAGCATATCAAGAAACATTTCCAGATAATAATTTAGTAGCTCTTGTTGATTATAATAATGATTGTATTAATGATAGTTTGCTTGTTGCAAATGAATTTAAAAATGATTTATGAGCAGTCAGATTAGATACTTCAAGTGCTTTAGTTGATAAATCTCTTCAAGGAGTTAAAGAAAAAGATAAAGAACTTCATGGTGTTAATCCTACATTAGTAAAAAAACTAAGATTAGCATTGGATAACGCTGGACATAATCATGTAAAAATAATAGTTTCGTCAGGGTTTAATGTTGAAAAAATTAGTTTATTTGAAAAAGAAAATACTCCAGTAGATATTTATGGAGTTGGTGAAGCAATTACAGCAAATAAAATATATTTTACAGGTGATTTAGTGCTTATAAATGGGGTTAAACAAGCAAAATTTGGAAGAGAAAATATTAGTTCTACAAGAATAAAAAGTATAAAATATTATTAA
- the ytpR gene encoding YtpR family tRNA-binding protein — protein MKFFVNYNKNFDVLFVLFENRAVNNTKKVNNIELLFNNDKLIGANIFDPKIDKEKTYRIEDLVLLNYAKQALKEHIKIDNIEAQFVVAKVEECEKIEGTHLSKCKVNNGKEILQIICGANNVKQGLITCLATIGSFMPSGVQILKGSLKGNESYGMLCSGKELKIDNRNINDSGIIELNLANDFLGKSIWEVI, from the coding sequence ATGAAATTTTTTGTAAATTACAATAAAAATTTTGATGTATTATTTGTTTTATTTGAAAATAGAGCAGTCAATAATACAAAAAAAGTAAATAATATTGAATTATTATTCAATAATGATAAGTTAATTGGAGCAAATATTTTTGATCCAAAAATAGATAAAGAAAAAACTTATCGTATAGAAGATTTAGTGTTGCTGAATTATGCAAAACAAGCTTTAAAAGAACATATAAAAATTGATAATATTGAAGCTCAATTTGTTGTGGCTAAAGTTGAAGAGTGCGAAAAAATTGAAGGTACTCATTTGTCAAAATGTAAAGTAAATAATGGAAAAGAAATTTTGCAAATAATATGTGGAGCAAATAATGTTAAACAAGGTTTAATTACTTGTTTAGCAACAATTGGTTCATTTATGCCCAGTGGAGTTCAAATTTTAAAAGGTTCATTAAAAGGAAATGAATCATATGGCATGTTATGTAGTGGTAAAGAATTAAAAATTGATAATAGAAATATCAATGATAGTGGAATAATTGAATTAAATTTAGCAAATGATTTTTTAGGAAAATCAATTTGAGAGGTTATCTAG
- a CDS encoding DegV family protein — protein MKVAVIIDSSAGIKNIKDFKDLHLVPLMITKENGEQISDDEHFSFDEFYKLNDSQLLKISMTIPGVMMKKWDELLKSYDNIVCLLLSKGLSSQFETYNMLAKDEKYAGKVFVVDTNGVSVVLKQQVLDTIELIKEGKTGQGILEVIESRNNNFKCFIIPKTLDQLVRGGRISKAAASMAKFLKINPILKYDGKIDKEGKTRTFKKAILEALELLRKRTKSKTMELDVSYSRTDEETLKFVLAAIEEKGFKIRLKEDIPNTITCHTGRDTFALSIWDTNIK, from the coding sequence ATGAAAGTAGCAGTTATTATAGATTCATCAGCGGGAATAAAAAATATAAAAGATTTCAAAGATTTGCATCTAGTTCCATTAATGATTACAAAGGAAAATGGAGAACAAATTAGTGACGACGAACATTTTAGTTTTGATGAGTTTTATAAATTAAACGATAGCCAATTGTTAAAAATATCAATGACAATACCAGGTGTTATGATGAAAAAATGAGATGAACTGTTAAAAAGTTATGACAATATTGTATGTTTATTATTGTCAAAAGGCTTATCAAGCCAGTTTGAAACATATAACATGCTAGCTAAAGATGAAAAATATGCAGGTAAAGTTTTTGTAGTGGATACAAATGGTGTTAGCGTTGTTTTAAAACAGCAAGTTTTAGATACAATTGAGCTTATAAAAGAAGGAAAAACTGGACAAGGAATTTTAGAAGTTATTGAATCTAGAAATAATAATTTTAAATGTTTTATCATTCCAAAAACATTAGATCAACTTGTTAGAGGTGGAAGAATTTCAAAAGCAGCAGCCTCAATGGCAAAGTTTTTAAAAATTAATCCTATCTTAAAATATGATGGGAAAATTGATAAAGAAGGAAAAACAAGAACTTTTAAAAAAGCAATTTTAGAAGCTCTAGAGTTATTGCGTAAAAGAACGAAGTCTAAAACTATGGAGTTAGATGTGTCATATTCAAGAACAGATGAAGAAACTTTAAAATTTGTACTCGCAGCAATCGAAGAAAAAGGATTTAAAATTCGTTTGAAAGAAGATATCCCAAACACAATTACATGCCATACAGGTAGAGATACATTTGCTCTATCTATATGAGACACAAATATTAAATAA
- a CDS encoding DegV family protein, with amino-acid sequence MKIGILVDSSTGLEPDKIANTNIEVIPLHIIIKNTQDILDTKEQRDLNNVYEQIHNGVNVTTSQASPGELILKYEEMLKKYDHIIHLPIPTNLSGMAQTAVMTSKDEEFLGKVTVVDHYLAANLLGRLALILNDMTKDESLEIKDYLEKIKLWEDNSLIYLIPSDLKKLAKGGRAQSLLLSVLKFLKQKIAIQWGLKPKKAAMGRTIGSIIDKLLDNIKEKFKNAYKIILVRTELISEKFLNQIKSKFEELKIDYDDEIIPTPFPCHAGLETVGFLIYDKKMEK; translated from the coding sequence ATGAAAATAGGAATTTTGGTAGATAGTTCAACTGGTCTTGAGCCCGATAAAATCGCCAACACAAACATTGAAGTGATTCCACTTCATATTATTATAAAAAATACGCAAGATATTCTTGATACAAAAGAACAAAGAGATTTAAATAATGTTTATGAACAAATTCATAATGGGGTTAATGTGACAACCAGTCAAGCTTCTCCAGGAGAACTAATTTTAAAATATGAAGAAATGTTGAAAAAATATGATCATATTATTCATTTACCCATTCCTACAAATTTATCAGGGATGGCTCAAACTGCAGTTATGACTTCTAAAGATGAAGAGTTTTTAGGAAAAGTAACTGTTGTTGATCATTATTTAGCAGCAAATCTATTAGGTAGATTAGCACTTATTTTAAACGATATGACAAAAGATGAAAGTCTTGAAATAAAAGATTATTTAGAAAAAATAAAACTATGAGAAGATAACTCATTGATTTATTTAATTCCAAGTGATTTAAAAAAATTAGCAAAAGGTGGTAGAGCGCAATCTTTATTGCTTTCAGTCTTAAAATTTTTAAAACAAAAAATTGCAATTCAATGAGGATTAAAACCTAAAAAAGCTGCAATGGGTAGAACTATTGGATCAATTATTGATAAACTACTTGATAATATTAAGGAGAAATTTAAAAATGCTTATAAAATAATTCTTGTTAGAACTGAATTAATTAGCGAAAAGTTTTTAAATCAAATTAAAAGTAAATTTGAAGAGTTAAAAATTGATTATGATGATGAAATAATACCAACTCCCTTCCCTTGCCACGCCGGATTAGAAACTGTTGGTTTCTTAATCTATGATAAAAAAATGGAAAAATAA
- a CDS encoding transcriptional repressor yields MYDELYKEYINILKKNKIKITYVRQCILKIIASRKHFTTSELISELESQMDTVNVMSVYNNIDLFLNLNLLLANSLNGKQIVYEAAAPKLIHINCYKCKKFEHINYSSIDEKVSEVLKPLIEKFDFCIDYFKLDVYGLCKDCRK; encoded by the coding sequence ATGTATGACGAGTTATACAAAGAATATATAAATATTCTTAAAAAAAATAAAATTAAAATCACTTACGTAAGACAATGCATTTTAAAAATAATAGCATCAAGAAAACATTTTACTACAAGTGAATTAATATCAGAATTAGAATCACAAATGGATACAGTTAATGTTATGTCAGTTTACAATAACATTGATCTATTCTTAAACTTAAATCTATTGCTTGCAAACAGCTTAAACGGTAAACAAATAGTTTATGAGGCTGCTGCACCTAAATTAATACATATAAATTGTTATAAGTGTAAGAAATTTGAGCATATAAATTATTCTTCGATAGATGAGAAGGTTTCTGAAGTTTTAAAACCATTAATTGAAAAATTTGATTTTTGTATTGATTATTTTAAACTTGATGTATACGGTCTTTGTAAGGATTGTAGAAAGTAA
- a CDS encoding acyl carrier protein: MNYFEEIKRTLINKGAKAAITKDTELKSLGLDSLDLMDMVVFLEEKLDITLSDDQLMGMNTVNDLVKIIESLAKN; encoded by the coding sequence ATGAATTATTTTGAAGAAATAAAAAGAACTCTTATAAATAAAGGAGCTAAAGCAGCAATTACTAAAGATACAGAATTAAAATCTTTAGGGTTGGACTCACTAGATCTTATGGACATGGTAGTTTTTTTAGAAGAAAAACTTGATATAACTTTATCAGATGATCAATTAATGGGCATGAATACTGTAAATGATCTAGTAAAAATAATCGAATCTTTAGCTAAAAACTAA
- the guaB gene encoding IMP dehydrogenase, translating to MNKDNLFGKIIGEGITFDDVLLVPNYSEVLPNEVSLKTQLTPKITLNMPVISAAMDTVTEADLAIAMAREGGLGIIHKNLTIEEQALEVSKVKRNESGFIKDPITVFKNNTIEEAMKIMSTYKVSGLPVIDDNKKLIGIITNRDIKYIKSTNFIVEEVMTKEGLITGTPETTIEEAKQIMVKNKIEKLPIIDKEGTIKGLITTKDIDKAISYPYACKDQQGRLRAGAAVGVGEDTMPRVKALVEAGVDVIVVDSAHGHSKSILEVIKNIRKRYPDLNIIGGNVCTASGAKALYEAGANSVKVGVGPGSICTTRVVAGVGVPQISAINEVYEWAKDKDVTIVADGGIKYSGDIVKALAAGANCVMLGSIFAGTEESPGEEIIANGKKYKTYVGMGSLAAMSRGSKDRYFQKDAKKLVPEGIEGRVPFKGHAKDVIFQLNGGLRSGMGYTGSKDIDDLRHNTKFVKITSASLRESHPHDVELTKESPNYNK from the coding sequence ATGAACAAGGACAATTTATTTGGAAAAATAATTGGAGAAGGAATAACCTTTGACGATGTTTTATTAGTACCAAATTACTCAGAAGTTTTACCAAATGAAGTTAGTTTAAAAACACAACTTACTCCAAAAATTACATTAAACATGCCAGTTATAAGCGCTGCTATGGATACAGTTACTGAAGCTGATTTAGCAATTGCAATGGCAAGAGAAGGTGGATTAGGAATAATTCATAAAAACTTAACAATTGAAGAGCAAGCATTAGAAGTTTCAAAAGTTAAAAGAAATGAATCTGGATTCATAAAAGATCCAATTACGGTATTTAAAAATAATACAATTGAAGAAGCGATGAAAATAATGTCAACATATAAAGTATCAGGACTTCCTGTAATTGATGACAACAAAAAACTTATTGGAATTATTACAAATAGAGATATTAAATATATTAAAAGTACCAACTTTATTGTTGAAGAAGTTATGACAAAAGAAGGTTTAATTACAGGAACTCCAGAAACAACTATTGAAGAAGCAAAACAAATAATGGTAAAAAACAAAATTGAAAAATTACCAATTATTGATAAAGAAGGAACAATAAAAGGTTTAATAACTACAAAAGATATAGATAAAGCAATAAGTTATCCATATGCATGTAAAGATCAACAAGGAAGATTAAGAGCCGGTGCTGCAGTTGGTGTTGGAGAAGATACAATGCCAAGAGTTAAAGCTTTAGTTGAAGCTGGGGTTGATGTAATCGTGGTTGACTCAGCACATGGTCATAGTAAAAGCATTTTAGAAGTTATTAAGAATATTAGAAAACGATACCCTGACTTAAACATAATCGGAGGAAATGTTTGTACTGCATCCGGAGCAAAAGCGTTGTATGAAGCAGGGGCAAATTCTGTGAAAGTTGGAGTAGGTCCAGGAAGTATTTGTACAACAAGAGTTGTTGCTGGAGTTGGGGTTCCGCAAATTAGTGCTATAAATGAAGTTTATGAATGAGCAAAAGATAAAGATGTTACAATTGTAGCTGATGGAGGAATTAAATATTCTGGCGACATTGTCAAGGCATTAGCGGCTGGAGCAAATTGCGTGATGCTTGGTAGTATTTTTGCAGGAACAGAAGAATCTCCTGGAGAAGAAATTATTGCAAATGGTAAAAAGTATAAAACTTATGTTGGAATGGGTTCGCTTGCTGCAATGAGCAGAGGAAGTAAAGATAGATATTTCCAAAAAGATGCAAAAAAATTAGTTCCAGAAGGTATTGAAGGTAGAGTTCCTTTTAAAGGACATGCAAAAGATGTAATCTTTCAATTAAACGGAGGATTAAGAAGCGGTATGGGATATACCGGAAGTAAAGACATTGATGATTTAAGACATAATACTAAATTTGTAAAAATTACTTCTGCTAGTTTAAGAGAATCACATCCTCATGATGTTGAATTAACAAAAGAATCTCCAAACTATAATAAATAA
- the guaA gene encoding glutamine-hydrolyzing GMP synthase, with amino-acid sequence MEDTQIIILDYGSQYTQLLSRRVREIGVFSEVISFTTTAIDLKKYKNLKGIILSGGPSSVYAQDAYTIDKEIFNLNIPILGVCYGMQLMAEINGGKVELADNQEFGKATLFIDKTSDKLFKNISDKKQVWMSHADHLIKMPEGFEQIAHSDASIAAISNDAKKMYGIQFHAEVTHTQEGTQMIENFVYDICEAKKDWSMNIFIDHKVKEIKEVVKKEEVILGLSGGVDSSVAAALISKAIGKQLTCIFVDTGLLRKDEAKKVMDAYSKLFDMNIKLVDASDQFYKALENVKDPEDKRKIIGKQFVDVFNEQAKLMKNAKFLAQGTIYPDVIESSSKNHSSKMIKSHHNVGGLPDNLNFELLEPLRTLFKDEVREVGKQLGLDEKIINRHPFPGPGLGIRIINEVTKEKADILREVDDIFISKLFKYDLYNKVSQAFATILPVKTVGVMGDNRTYDYVVALRSVNTIDFMTANASHLPWELLEEVTNEIINKVSGVNRVVYDITSKPPGTIEWE; translated from the coding sequence ATGGAAGACACACAGATTATAATTTTAGATTATGGTAGTCAATATACTCAACTTTTATCAAGAAGAGTTAGAGAAATTGGGGTATTTAGTGAAGTTATATCATTTACAACTACAGCAATAGATTTAAAAAAATATAAAAACCTGAAGGGTATTATTTTATCAGGTGGCCCTTCAAGTGTATACGCACAAGATGCATATACAATCGATAAAGAAATCTTTAATTTAAATATACCAATTCTTGGAGTTTGTTATGGAATGCAATTGATGGCAGAAATTAATGGTGGAAAAGTAGAACTAGCAGATAATCAAGAGTTTGGAAAAGCAACTTTGTTTATTGATAAGACAAGTGACAAATTGTTTAAAAATATTAGTGACAAAAAACAAGTATGAATGAGCCATGCTGATCATTTGATAAAAATGCCAGAAGGGTTTGAACAAATTGCTCATTCAGATGCATCAATTGCAGCTATTTCTAATGATGCTAAAAAAATGTATGGTATTCAATTTCATGCAGAAGTAACTCATACCCAAGAAGGTACACAAATGATAGAAAACTTTGTTTATGATATTTGTGAAGCAAAAAAAGATTGAAGTATGAACATTTTTATTGACCACAAAGTAAAAGAAATTAAAGAAGTTGTAAAAAAAGAAGAAGTTATTTTAGGGCTTAGTGGAGGAGTAGATTCTTCTGTTGCAGCAGCTTTAATATCAAAAGCGATCGGAAAACAATTAACTTGTATTTTTGTAGATACAGGATTATTAAGAAAAGATGAAGCAAAAAAAGTTATGGATGCATACTCAAAACTTTTTGATATGAATATCAAATTAGTTGATGCAAGTGATCAATTTTATAAAGCTTTAGAAAACGTTAAAGATCCAGAAGATAAAAGAAAAATTATTGGAAAACAATTTGTTGATGTTTTTAATGAGCAAGCAAAATTAATGAAAAATGCAAAATTTTTAGCACAAGGAACAATTTATCCTGATGTAATTGAATCATCATCTAAAAATCACAGTTCAAAAATGATTAAATCACATCATAATGTTGGAGGTCTACCTGATAATTTAAACTTTGAATTATTAGAACCTTTAAGGACCTTATTTAAAGATGAAGTTAGAGAAGTTGGAAAACAACTAGGACTTGATGAAAAAATTATAAATCGCCATCCTTTCCCAGGCCCAGGTTTAGGAATTAGAATTATAAATGAAGTAACAAAAGAAAAAGCAGATATATTAAGAGAAGTTGATGATATATTTATTAGTAAGTTATTTAAATACGACTTGTATAATAAAGTTAGTCAAGCATTTGCAACAATCCTTCCTGTTAAAACAGTTGGAGTAATGGGAGATAATCGTACATATGATTATGTAGTTGCATTAAGAAGTGTAAATACAATTGATTTTATGACAGCAAATGCAAGTCATTTACCATGAGAATTATTAGAAGAAGTAACAAATGAGATCATTAATAAAGTCAGTGGAGTAAATCGTGTAGTTTATGATATAACTTCAAAACCACCAGGAACCATTGAGTGAGAATAG